In one Arachis duranensis cultivar V14167 chromosome 9, aradu.V14167.gnm2.J7QH, whole genome shotgun sequence genomic region, the following are encoded:
- the LOC107467883 gene encoding co-chaperone protein p23-1 yields the protein MSRHPPVKWAQRSDEVYITVELPDAQDVKLKLEPEGKFYFSATTGAEKIPYEIDIDLFDKVDVNNSKVSVGSRNIFYLVAKAEDKWWDRLLKQGGKPPAFLKVDWDKWVDEDDEVDEDGKMGADMDFGNFDLSKLSLGGGEEMDTEATNNADDDESDTEDEVTGQTSIDNEADTKEKVDGSPSSAPEAKA from the exons ATGAG CCGCCATCCTCCTGTCAAGTGGGCTCAGAGATCTGATGAGGTATACATAACTGTCGAGTTGCCTGATGCCCAGGATGtgaagcttaaactggagccaGAAGGAAAGTTTTACTTCTCTGCGACCACTGGCGCAGAAAAGATACCTTACGAAATTGACATTGACCTGTTTGACAAGGTTGatgtaaat AATAGCAAGGTTAGTGTCGGCTCGAGAAATATCTTCTACTTAGTGGCAAAGGCTGAGGACAAATGGTGGGACAGATTGTTGAAGCAAGGAGGGAAACCTCCTGCCTTTTTGAAAGTTGATTGGGATAAGTGGGTGGATGAAGATGACGAGGTGGACGAAGACGGTAAAa TGGGAGCCGATATGGACTTTGGCAACTTCGATTTATCT AAATTGAGCTTGGGTGGAGGTGAGGAAATGGATACCGAGGCGACCAACAATGCTGATG atgaTGAGAGCGACACCGAAGATGAGGTAACAGGACAAACATCAATTGATAATGAAGCTGACACAAAAGAGAAGGTGGATGGCAGTCCTAGTTCTGCACCTGAAGCTAAAGCTTAA